Sequence from the Amaranthus tricolor cultivar Red isolate AtriRed21 chromosome 1, ASM2621246v1, whole genome shotgun sequence genome:
atatatatatgtatatatatatatatgtatatatgtatatatatgtatatgtatatatatgtatatatatatatatatatatatatatatatatatatatatatatatatatatatatatatatatatatatatatatacatatacatatatatatatatatagatatatatatatacatatacatatatatatatatatatatatatatatatatacatatacatatatatatatatatatatatatatatatatatatatatatatatatatatatatatatatatatagatacacatatatatatatatatatatatatatatatatatatatatatatatatatatacacacatatatatatatatatatatatatatatatatatatatatatatatatatatatatatacacacacacatatatatatatatatatatacatatatatatatatatatatatatatatatatatatatatatatatatatatacatatacatatacatatatatatacatatacatatacatatatatatacatatacatatacatatatatatatatatatatatacatatacatatatatatatatatatatatatatatatatatatatgtatatatatatatatatatgtatatatatgtatatatgtatatatatgtatgtgtatatatgtatatatgtatgtatatatatatatatatatatatatatatatatgtatatatatatatatatatgtatatatatatatatatatatatatatgtatatatatatatatgtatatatatatatatatatatatatatatgtatgtatatatgtatgtatgtatgtatatgtatgtatatatatatgtatgtatatatatatgtatgtatatatatatatatatatatatatatatatatatatatatatatgtatatatatatatatgtatgtatatatatatatgtatgtatatatatatatatatatatgtatgtatatatatagatatgtatgtatatatgtatatatgtatgtatatatgtatatatgtatgtatatatgtatatatatatatatgtatgtatatatatatatatgtatgtatatatatatatatgtatgtatatatatatatatatgtatgtatatatatatatatatgtatgtatatatatatatgtatgtatatatatatatgtatgtatatatatatatatatatatatatatatatatatatatatatatatatatatgattttgatCAAATGTTGTACGATTTAAGCTATACATCTTGTTATGTCCGTAGGTGTGACGCTTGCCTACAGTATGGCGAAGGTAAGAGGTACCGATGTAGGGGATTATGCGGCTTCAGAGTGCATCCGAATTGTGCATTGTCTTAGAAAATGATTTGTGATTTGTTTCAGACAGATCTCCAAACATATGCCCACAAGTACATGCATCCATTGAGCATAATAAAAGACTCATCTGACTCCAATTGCAAACATTGCAAAAACAAATGCAAAGATTTGATTAGATACCACTGCAATACTTGCAATAAGATGTTTCACCTAGCTTGTGCAGTTCATCCTACAAGACTACTATCTTTCTTGCACCCTAATCATGAGCTCGAGCTCAAAACTCGGCCAATCGACGCGAGATGCAACGTATGTTATCATAGTGGAAAGTCCAATGCAAGAGTCTACTGTTGTAAGACGTGTAAATTTTACGTGCACCCAGATTGTGCGATTAAATTTCAGTACGTCAAATCTCTTATACACGTTGATCATATCTTGGTGTTCCGTCCACTTCCGAGCTATGAATCTGCTGTTTGCAAAGGTTGTAACCGCGAATGTAAACGTTGGCGCTATACATGCTCCGTCTGTGAGGGTGTTAATTACCATGAAGATTGCCTTTTGAGATATGAAATCGTTAGAAGCAACGCATCCCTAGAAGAAGTAGGTCATTTGTGCAAAAGAAGTTTTGTGAAAGCCTTCAAGGACGGTTTCAAGGACGGCTTCAAGGACGATTTTAAGGATGATATGAAAGAACAGTTCCACGACGAAAGCGTTTGGGATCTCATTGCTCAGTTTCTTGAGGCTTTGTTTAGCTAATTGATGAACATCAACGGAATTTCCTTCTCTCGATTCGTAAGCAACATTGGGTACTTGGGCGTCGTTTACTGCATATTTTCTATTTGCTGTTGTTTTTAATCTTGTGTAATGCTACTGTTTCCATTTGCTAGTACTTGTTTTCCTGGTTAATCAAGGGAatttatatacttctatatgatAGTACTAAAAACATTAGGTGAAAACTGACGTGAATGAAATGGAGAACCTTCGATCAACATCTTGGGCTCATGTTACCTCTTCCGCATAACTCATTATTAACCCGATACAAGTTAAAAGTTGGTTACATTCGACGAAACCCACCAAAATTGGTACTATATTGGACTAATAACTTGAAAATAATAGCAATAAGAATACAAGTCTTCAAAACCAGAACCTCTCGGATCGTTCGACAGCCTAATAGCTAGGTTTGATCATCAACCCTCTCTATCAGAACGTCTCGAATAATACTTTCGAGTCACGCGTCTAAGAAAATTATAACTTAAGAAATACGAACTCTTCGATAGCTGGAATTTCACCAATCTTTTTCAATACTTGACTGCTAGGTGGCTCATCGACTCCAATTGCCATGACAGCATGGGTTCTCGGAGCCAACCTTCCAACGCTCATAAAATTGACATTCACATTCTCCTCTCCCAAAACGCTTCCCACCTTTCCGATCATTCCGGGTTGATCAACCTGTCGGCAAAAAATTATGCTACCTTCCAAGCTGACATCAACCTCAAAGGACCCAACTTTAGTCAAATAGGGCACTCCATCTTTAACCTTTCCTTGAAGCCTAATCTCCCCGGTTTCTGAAATTGCGCTAGCGAATTTTGATTCTACATTAGCAATCTGGATGTGGATGGACTCAAGTGGGCTTTCGGGCGATCCATCGAGAAGAATGCGCTCTTCTGTAATACGAAGTCCTCTCTGCTTTGCAGTGAAATCAGCATTTACCAAGTTCACAAAGGTGCTTGAAATGGGCTCAATCAAACCCTTGGTAATCATGGCTCGGAGCACCCGGGTGTCGAGATCATCGGGTGCTCTTGAAGTGGCATAACCCACCTTCACCGATTTAACACCACTTCCGCCTGCTACCAATTGGATAGCCAGTCGACCAAGTTTTTCCGAGAGCTCAACAAATGGTTTCAGCTCATTGAGGACCTGAAACCggttatgataaaaattaaacacaaatGTAGCTCAAAGAGTCGAGTAGCTGCGTATGATGCTTTAATCTTTTAGACACCcgcacatacacatacacaatTACACCTAATTTTTTCAAGGTATGTCTCTCAACTCATGTAGTCATGTTAAGTCTCTTACCGACATACATAGCAGATGAACGACATAATTATAAGACAATCTCAGTTAGGTTCTACATC
This genomic interval carries:
- the LOC130824971 gene encoding uncharacterized protein LOC130824971 isoform X1; the encoded protein is MICDLFQTDLQTYAHKYMHPLSIIKDSSDSNCKHCKNKCKDLIRYHCNTCNKMFHLACAVHPTRLLSFLHPNHELELKTRPIDARCNVCYHSGKSNARVYCCKTCKFYVHPDCAIKFQYVKSLIHVDHILVFRPLPSYESAVCKGCNRECKRWRYTCSVCEGVNYHEDCLLRYEIVRSNASLEEVGHLCKRSFVKAFKDGFKDGFKDDFKDDMKEQFHDESVWDLIAQFLEALFS
- the LOC130824971 gene encoding uncharacterized protein LOC130824971 isoform X2 — its product is MNSFWTLDKLIVHPTRLLSFLHPNHELELKTRPIDARCNVCYHSGKSNARVYCCKTCKFYVHPDCAIKFQYVKSLIHVDHILVFRPLPSYESAVCKGCNRECKRWRYTCSVCEGVNYHEDCLLRYEIVRSNASLEEVGHLCKRSFVKAFKDGFKDGFKDDFKDDMKEQFHDESVWDLIAQFLEALFS